TCTTTGGACGAGGTACTGTGGAGCGATGGAGATAGATAGTAAGACGCAAGGACGGACAGCGAGAGAGAAGAGTTTGAAAGAACATGCATACTTCTGACAGCTCTTCTTTGCAAAGTGGACACTTTGGGTTGTGGTCCAGACATCTCTTGAGACACTGGAGACAGAAGGTGTGACCGCAAGGTGTCGTCACCGGCTCGTAGAGTAATCTGGGTACAAAACTGTCCTTTAGAATGTTTTGGACGTATCCAAATGCAAGTGAACCTGGATGTAAAGAGCACCTCACCTCATGCACAGAGAACATTCCAGATCGGTTGGATCCAAAAGGTCCCCAACTGCAGGACTTAACAGATGGTTCCCCTCTGCTGACTCTAAAAGAAGAGACACAAGTTCAGCAATCGATTTATTAGTAAAGCAAGTTCATTAGCGAGTGTGCTCACCAGACTTCAATCTTTTTTTAGCATCACTCTTCCCCTCTGCTCCATGCTCGTCCTCGCATTCCTCCTTTGCGATTCTTCGCTTCCGCTTGTTTAGAACATAGTGGTCCATCTTCCCGTCCTCCTCAACTGTGACCTCACTGCCATCTAATCTGCCGGCCGCAGGAGTACCAGGAGCCACTCTCGACTCCGACGACAGCGGGACTGGGCCGAGGAGCTGAGAAGGTGAAGGAATCGTTACACAATGTTCTATTTGAATTGATGGGGAAGTGAAGAGTGTGTCCTTGAAGTTTTTGGGCGTCTCCAATTGGCCACTTCATGGCACAGTTACTATTTCGCCACATCAACGAGTGTGGTGCATTTTAAAGGTGTGCTGCTTTGATTGGCTAGAACTGAAGTCAGCCGTGACCACTCCCACAGCGGTGCAACCCTCCCTCTTGCGGATGCTTGAGCCTACGCTCATCTGTGAAATTACCAAGATCGAATCTAACCTGCCTCCACCCAAACACTGCACCAGATTCATGCCAGTCAATAAACAGCAGCTCTCAAACTACACTTGCAAATTGTTCTCTTACCTGAGAGGCTCCGCTGATGCTATTCTTCACGCGCCCTCGAGAGGATAGCATCTTGGGGAAGTCTGAGATGTGTTCAGGCCCCTGATCCGTCACTGGAGCCAAGAGGTCACTAAGAAGCTGAGGGAGCAATGATCACAAAATAAGACTCAAGTATTCAGTTGTAGAGTGCTGAATAATTAGCGTGTCGGGTTAGTTGTGGTCGGGTGGTGACTTCCCGCGAGAAAAAAATTGCGacaaaatgtctatttttgagATTGTAGTTTACAAATGTGCTGTTTCAAATGACTGAAAGGAACACCTTTGATCTGAGCGTGgtcataaaataaatgaaatgaacGACTAACTCTTGTCTAAAACAAAGTGCGAATACCTTGTTAGCTTCGACTACCTTGTTAGCTTCATTCCTGGCCAGTCGACAGTCGGGCTCTATAGAAAGACACAGCAGGTACTCTCTCAGCGCTTCCTCAGTCCTCCCCAGTGACATCAGAGCCTGTGCCTTCCGAACATGTCCCTTGAAGTATAAGGAAGTCATGTAAGGATTTGATCAGGAattaattcataaaaaaaaaaaaaagataaaagctTCTACTATTTGGTAGTATACCTTTGACCACAAAGGCATGAGTCTGCAAGCCATCTCAGCATCACTCAGAGCCTTTTCGTAGTGTTTAAGACTGGAGTGGATCTGGGAGCGGTTACTGAACAGTATGTGGTCCGTGGGAGCTGAGGAgtacaataaacaaaaaaaagttttagtattcaataaaaataaatgaagtgaTATGTTTTAATGGCTTGTCCTGCCTTGCCAAATGTGTGAAAATACAAAAgaatacaaaaataatcaattttcTTAGGTTCAGAACTAAATTCTAATCATTATCAGCTGGACTATTAATTATTGATAAAGTATTCCGATTAGAAATCTGTGATAAAAGCATCTTAATGCATCTTTCGTCTGCCGGcgttaaaacaaaaaagcaaacaatTTCAAAATATAACTGCCGAATGTTTAAACTGGAGCTTAAATATGTAATATCAAATTGCATCTCCAAAAAAAGGGTGCTTTGGGGGTATTAGGTTATGTGAAAGAATGCCTATTTCGAATGGATTATGTTGCCGCATTACAAAACGCCTGCCTTACAAAACCATGCAGAACTTCAAGGTCACCCACATTCTGTTTCATAACTACTAAAACTtatgcaaatgtcacattttgCCTAAAGATGTGCACAGCCATGGGATACACGTAGCTAAATTTGAACGAAAAACATGAGAAAAGCAAGCGCAAAAAACAGCCTTTGTACAAAATGAAACAATTGTAAATTGTAAAGCACACACTAAGCAGCATTTCACACACAAatttccccaaaacatgcactGATTCTTTTCGCAAGACATCGAAGTGACTTGCCCGAGGGCTTGCCCCGACTTCACACACAACTGTTAAATGCTTCAGTACAAAATGGATTCCATGTGACCTTAATCTAGATCAAAAACACCTTCCATGCATTGTGATTGTAATGTAACGTTAAGGAGTGTTGGGGCTATTCAAAGCGAGAATTCTGTGAAATGTACTTTGATTTGTGTCATGGTCGTACATCTAGGACAGATTAAAGTCCAAAGTTATTGAAGTTGAGACGAGCATAATCATCGATTAGCCTGACAATTGACTTGTGATAAGTGAAGTATGAAATAGAAAGATGAACTATAGAAAGTGCTCTGTCTTTTCGATTGTAAAGAGGATCACCTCATTTCTAGCATTGAACTAGTATTTGTTGTCCTTTGAGAGACATTTGCCCTTGTacagtatttatatttttactgaAAAGACCAGTCAGGAGGAATTCCATACAAATAACTGAGCCTTTAGACAACACAATCAACATGAGTGCAACAGAAAATGATCCTATCTCATTTATTTGGTCTGAAAATGATCTATTTAGCACAAAAATATATCTGTTCAGCTATTTATTAGGGATGTTCGaaaccacttttttttccagattcaTATCAGTATGCGTACTTGAGTACTTCCCAATACCCCGCTACCAAGTATCGATACCAGTATTGATACACAACATCTCAACACAATGATAGATAATTGTGGACAATGATCTTTCTGTCTTTCTGATGCACATGATGATCTAACAATGTGCCAGTGTAGCATCAACTACTGGCATGTAAGACTTTGTCAGATAGTTTCGTTTTAAGTATCGTGGCTGTTTTTTGGCAATCCTCACGAGTACAGCCCGGTACTGATATTTACTATCCACCCATCCCTATTCATGCCAGCGACATAGAGCGACAGGCAAAACAAGTCAATAATATTGCATTTGATGGTCAAAGGCACATAATCACAATTTTTGTTAGGTATAAACAACGGCAAATGCCGTTCCTCAAAGCCAGGTCAATGTCTTTACATTAATCTTGTGGTTGTATCAGTCAGTCTGGATGCCCGTTTTAGAAACTAACTTGGCCTACTGAGCATTCCTAGCGATGGCCTGCAATAATACCCTTGACCTACATTTGTGTCATTCTCCCATTACACAACGATCGAGCCCAGTGGGCGGTGACGCGCTTACGCAATGTTTGGCCCACTGGCCTAGCCAACCGTAAGCTTGTTATCCAACACGTGGAGAAATGGTCGTGTCTGGtcaacacgcgcgcacgcaaaaTAGAGTGCTTTTTTACGCACAATGAAGTGTTGCAGCACACACATTAGGACAAGACATGCTTGGCATGTTGCAATGCATTTCTTTGCAATCTGTAAGTATGATCCCAGTCTGCAAGAAGTACAtgtttcatgtatttatttatcccgTGTCTCGATAAGCACATTGCTTAAGAAGTGAAGTCCATTGTTTCATGAAACATGAAAAGTCGAAGGGATAAAGTTACCTATTTTTTTGCACTGTTATTGTAATCTGACTATGATTTACTAACTGTTTATGAAGCACTGGATGGATGTAGAGTTTGAAGTTGTCATAGTGAATATTTTACAGATGGCAACTGACTGTTTTGTTAGTGAGCACgaattgaagaagaaaaagaaacagtATGTATAAGAAATCTAGGGTTGCAACCAAGGATTACTTTAATTGTCGATTATTTTGGCAATGAATCGTCAAAATGAAGAACAAACAtttctaaatttaaaaaagcctttctttaaaaaaaaaaaaaaaaaacgacattgtTTCGAAGTGACAGTGCAGAAAATGGCCAAACAAATTGATTAAGATTCAGTTACTGGTTTTGTAACATCGTTTGTGAACCCCGCCTACATGACATAAGCGTTTCCGAAAATGAAAGGATGATTTTGATCATCAATTCAGTGATTAATCTATTAACCTAGGAATAAATCCGACGTGGTTTATTATGATGTGTTGCTTGTGTTTGTTCAAAAATAAATGAGAAGTGGACCTTGAAAAAAATGATCACACATGAAATCACAATCGCGATTTGATCATTTGTGGAAATGGCTCTGCCCCAGTGCGCATAAGTTGGTTAAAACCCCCTCAAGACTTACATATCATGATAGCTTGGTTGTATTTCTCCAGAGCCGCTTCCACCTTCTTTCCCGAGTAGAGGCCGTTGCCTTCTCGCCTCAGCTGACCAGCACGGTACACCCTCGGGAACCATTTGGCCAGCAGGTTGCTGAGGACCACGTTGATCCTGTAGTTATGGACTGCAACTCGGGAGCTCAGCTTGCATTCCTTACAAACCACCTCCTTCTCGTTCTTGTCTCCCTTTTCCAGACACTTTTTACAGAAGCAGTGTCCGCACGCCAAAGTGACGGGCTCAAACAGCGAGCTCAGACATATCCGGCACGAGATGTCTTCGCAACCTGTGGCTCCAGCCTCCGCGTCCTCTCCCCGGTCACCCTCTTTGTCCAGCCTAGTGATGGAGGTCAGATAGTCGACAAGGTTGCCCAGGTGCGCGGGTCTTAGTTTGTCCATCTCCGCGGCTTGCCGGTAAGCCACGACAGCCTCGGTGAATTTCCCCCCGAAAGCGAGCGCGTCGGCCCGCCTCACGGTCAGATCCTGTCGGGTCTCTCCGTCCCTCAGAGCCGCAAGCTGGCACTCGTAAATATCCGCGGCCAGATCGAAGTTTTTCGCCCGGAAAGCTTCCGCGGCTAGCTGCAGCATGCTTTCGCTCTCTGTCCCCATGGCGACCAGCTTGTTGGAGGAGCTCATGTGCGTGGAGCATCCCCGCTCACGTAACGTGTGAATGTTCACGAACAAGCAGCGACGAGTGACTCCACGCACCACGCGTCTCATTCAACAGCGCAACAGAAGAGGGA
The sequence above is drawn from the Syngnathus scovelli strain Florida chromosome 1, RoL_Ssco_1.2, whole genome shotgun sequence genome and encodes:
- the LOC125978854 gene encoding LON peptidase N-terminal domain and RING finger protein 3 isoform X2 — translated: MSSSNKLVAMGTESESMLQLAAEAFRAKNFDLAADIYECQLAALRDGETRQDLTVRRADALAFGGKFTEAVVAYRQAAEMDKLRPAHLGNLVDYLTSITRLDKEGDRGEDAEAGATGCEDISCRICLSSLFEPVTLACGHCFCKKCLEKGDKNEKEVVCKECKLSSRVAVHNYRINVVLSNLLAKWFPRVYRAGQLRREGNGLYSGKKVEAALEKYNQAIMISPTDHILFSNRSQIHSSLKHYEKALSDAEMACRLMPLWSKGHVRKAQALMSLGRTEEALREYLLCLSIEPDCRLARNEANKLLSDLLAPVTDQGPEHISDFPKMLSSRGRVKNSISGASQLLGPVPLSSESRVAPGTPAAGRLDGSEVTVEEDGKMDHYVLNKRKRRIAKEECEDEHGAEGKSDAKKRLKSESAEGNHLLSPAVGDLLDPTDLECSLCMRLLYEPVTTPCGHTFCLQCLKRCLDHNPKCPLCKEELSEYLVQRQYCKTTLMESLIARYLPNELMERQKIHIEEMAELSNLNKNVPIFVCTMAFPTVPCPLHIFEPCYRLMIRRCMETGTNCFGMCLADDLKGFADYGCLLEIRDVTFFSDGRSVVDTIGRRRFKVIQHRERDGYNTADIEYLEDVKVEGLAVGELQSLHDTVYDQALVWVDSLKTEQKERIEGHFGPIPEKDSELQANPNGPSWCWWLLAVLPLEGRAQLPFLAITSLKNRLSGIRKVLLFMSRNRNRGHVVGQRS
- the LOC125978854 gene encoding LON peptidase N-terminal domain and RING finger protein 3 isoform X1, which translates into the protein MSSSNKLVAMGTESESMLQLAAEAFRAKNFDLAADIYECQLAALRDGETRQDLTVRRADALAFGGKFTEAVVAYRQAAEMDKLRPAHLGNLVDYLTSITRLDKEGDRGEDAEAGATGCEDISCRICLSSLFEPVTLACGHCFCKKCLEKGDKNEKEVVCKECKLSSRVAVHNYRINVVLSNLLAKWFPRVYRAGQLRREGNGLYSGKKVEAALEKYNQAIMISPTDHILFSNRSQIHSSLKHYEKALSDAEMACRLMPLWSKGHVRKAQALMSLGRTEEALREYLLCLSIEPDCRLARNEANKVVEANKLLSDLLAPVTDQGPEHISDFPKMLSSRGRVKNSISGASQLLGPVPLSSESRVAPGTPAAGRLDGSEVTVEEDGKMDHYVLNKRKRRIAKEECEDEHGAEGKSDAKKRLKSESAEGNHLLSPAVGDLLDPTDLECSLCMRLLYEPVTTPCGHTFCLQCLKRCLDHNPKCPLCKEELSEYLVQRQYCKTTLMESLIARYLPNELMERQKIHIEEMAELSNLNKNVPIFVCTMAFPTVPCPLHIFEPCYRLMIRRCMETGTNCFGMCLADDLKGFADYGCLLEIRDVTFFSDGRSVVDTIGRRRFKVIQHRERDGYNTADIEYLEDVKVEGLAVGELQSLHDTVYDQALVWVDSLKTEQKERIEGHFGPIPEKDSELQANPNGPSWCWWLLAVLPLEGRAQLPFLAITSLKNRLSGIRKVLLFMSRNRNRGHVVGQRS